One genomic segment of Paenibacillus durus includes these proteins:
- the thiC gene encoding phosphomethylpyrimidine synthase ThiC, producing the protein MTSQSQKVYVKGSREDIRVPMREITLSDTDGVDGATPNPPVRVYDASGPYSDTQMCTDIRKGLLPLRHSWILERGDTEEYEGRDVKPEDNGLRNLEQDPNAEIFPGLKRRPLRAKSGANVTQMYYARKGIITPEMEFIAIRENVDPAFVRDEVASGRAIIPCNINHPESEPMIIGRNFLVKINANIGNSAVSSSIDEEVEKMRWATHWGSDTIMDLSTGRHIHTTREWIIRNSPVPVGTVPLYQALEKVGGKAHELSWEIYRDTLIEQAEQGVDYFTIHAGVLLRYVPLTAKRVTGIVSRGGSIMAAWCLAHHQENFLYTHFEEICEIMKAYDIAFSLGDGLRPGSIADANDEAQFAELDTLGELTEIAWKHDVQVMIEGPGHVPMHKIKENVDRQMEVCKEAPFYTLGPLTTDIAPGYDHITSAIGAAMIGWFGTAMLCYVTPKEHLGLPNKDDVREGVIAYKIAAHAADLAKGHPGAQERDDALSKARFEFRWKDQFQLSLDPERAIEYHDETLPAEGAKTAHFCSMCGPKFCSMRITQDIREYAKQHNLEDSEAIERGMKEKSQQFAEAEHGLYL; encoded by the coding sequence ATGACAAGTCAAAGTCAAAAAGTGTACGTTAAGGGTTCTCGGGAGGATATTCGGGTGCCGATGCGCGAGATTACGCTGAGCGATACTGACGGGGTTGACGGCGCAACTCCTAATCCCCCTGTGAGGGTATATGACGCTAGCGGCCCTTATTCCGATACGCAGATGTGTACGGATATCCGAAAAGGACTCCTCCCGCTCCGTCATAGCTGGATATTGGAACGCGGCGATACCGAGGAATACGAGGGCCGGGATGTAAAGCCGGAAGATAACGGGCTGCGGAATTTGGAGCAGGACCCTAACGCGGAAATCTTTCCGGGACTCAAGCGGCGGCCACTGCGCGCCAAGAGCGGAGCCAATGTTACGCAAATGTACTATGCCCGTAAAGGGATCATCACGCCGGAAATGGAGTTCATCGCCATCCGCGAAAATGTCGATCCGGCGTTTGTACGGGACGAAGTCGCCAGCGGCAGAGCCATTATTCCTTGTAATATCAATCATCCGGAAAGCGAGCCGATGATCATCGGCCGGAACTTTCTTGTAAAAATTAACGCCAATATCGGAAACTCTGCGGTCTCCTCCTCAATCGATGAAGAAGTCGAGAAAATGCGCTGGGCTACCCATTGGGGCTCGGATACGATTATGGATCTTTCGACAGGCCGCCATATTCATACGACCCGGGAATGGATTATCCGCAACTCCCCGGTGCCTGTCGGCACGGTGCCGCTGTACCAGGCGCTGGAAAAGGTCGGCGGTAAGGCGCATGAGCTGAGCTGGGAAATTTACCGCGATACGCTGATTGAGCAGGCGGAACAGGGCGTCGACTACTTCACGATCCATGCGGGCGTACTGCTGCGTTATGTCCCATTGACCGCAAAACGGGTAACAGGCATTGTGTCCCGGGGCGGCTCGATCATGGCGGCCTGGTGCCTCGCCCATCATCAAGAGAACTTCCTGTATACCCATTTTGAGGAAATCTGCGAAATCATGAAGGCTTACGACATCGCGTTCTCTCTAGGAGACGGCCTGCGGCCGGGTTCCATCGCCGATGCCAATGACGAAGCGCAGTTCGCTGAGCTGGACACCCTTGGCGAGCTGACCGAAATTGCCTGGAAGCATGATGTGCAGGTCATGATTGAAGGACCGGGCCATGTCCCGATGCACAAGATTAAGGAAAATGTCGACCGCCAGATGGAAGTGTGCAAAGAGGCTCCATTTTACACGCTGGGGCCGCTCACGACGGATATTGCGCCGGGCTACGACCATATTACTTCCGCCATCGGCGCGGCGATGATCGGCTGGTTCGGCACCGCCATGCTCTGCTACGTGACGCCCAAAGAGCATCTGGGCCTCCCGAACAAGGACGATGTCCGCGAAGGCGTCATCGCCTATAAGATCGCGGCGCACGCGGCCGACCTGGCCAAAGGGCATCCCGGAGCCCAGGAGCGGGACGACGCGCTGTCCAAAGCCCGTTTCGAATTCCGCTGGAAGGACCAGTTCCAGCTGTCGCTCGACCCCGAGCGGGCGATCGAATATCACGACGAGACTTTGCCAGCAGAGGGCGCCAAGACGGCGCATTTCTGCTCCATGTGCGGACCGAAATTTTGCAGCATGAGAATTACTCAGGACATTCGGGAGTACGCCAAGCAGCATAATCTGGAGGACAGCGAAGCGATTGAGCGGGGAATGAAAGAGAAATCGCAGCAGTTTGCAGAGGCGGAGCATGGTTTGTATCTGTAA
- a CDS encoding ABC transporter substrate-binding protein, with amino-acid sequence MELSDAHFLRLAAALQPSERPEEPVRVTIEQLSGLLCCTPRNVKFILRRLEEKALISWKPGRGRGHVSLLTFLRSMEEILEETFQELLAKGKMKEAIELIGAPEVSNLLREKLWTELNRQMGFHSEPETNSGQDVLRMMRNRSLEKLDPAFVFTVFEGYIIGQVCNTLVSYDAASGSFVPGLAHTWENSEDYTRWTFYLRKGVRFHHGRTLTAGDVKYTLERLIQVDSPSLWQYRDIEEVRTEGDYTICFCLSRPNLFFLHLTGSLYMSIIPNDVAFSGIPVGTGPFRVANLNEDVLTLTAFDDYYAIRPLLDKVEIWFFPERTGNDRQYGLSGEDTEDLMPWNQYNNSIDYPALGCRYIVFNLHRKGVHHRKEIREALRIAYDRVALIRELGRSRYIPADSFLPWVSKERRVEERNLAEAADLLRRAGYAGEPLRLAYPPKKEESEEAEWLQERCRVVGLNLVLHPLDSRDHEHVLQEADLLLAEEVLEDDWEWGMMNFYKNEQNYLHLLLSRADTDLLERELEDVFQLPPQKRVASLLQAEQLARDNFWMLHGCHLNKRAKLSQSLLGLHTGSFGFLDISKLWVKRGDEKNLQA; translated from the coding sequence GTGGAACTAAGCGACGCTCATTTTTTGCGGTTGGCAGCTGCTCTGCAGCCTTCCGAAAGACCGGAAGAGCCGGTTCGCGTGACGATAGAGCAATTGTCCGGGCTGCTGTGCTGCACTCCCCGCAACGTGAAGTTCATTTTGCGGCGGCTGGAGGAGAAAGCACTGATCTCATGGAAGCCGGGCAGGGGAAGAGGGCATGTATCATTGCTTACTTTTTTACGGAGTATGGAAGAAATATTGGAAGAGACTTTTCAGGAGCTGCTCGCCAAAGGAAAAATGAAGGAAGCGATTGAGCTGATCGGAGCGCCCGAGGTGAGCAATCTCCTTAGAGAAAAGCTGTGGACCGAACTCAACCGGCAGATGGGCTTCCACAGCGAACCGGAAACGAATTCGGGGCAAGACGTGCTGCGCATGATGCGGAACCGCAGCTTGGAGAAGCTGGACCCCGCCTTTGTATTTACGGTTTTTGAAGGGTACATCATCGGGCAGGTCTGCAATACGCTGGTGAGCTATGATGCCGCAAGCGGAAGCTTCGTTCCGGGGCTTGCACATACGTGGGAGAACAGTGAGGATTATACCCGCTGGACGTTTTATCTGCGAAAAGGGGTTCGCTTTCATCATGGACGGACATTAACTGCCGGCGATGTAAAATATACATTGGAAAGGCTGATTCAAGTGGACAGCCCTTCGCTGTGGCAGTACCGGGACATTGAGGAGGTGAGGACGGAAGGCGACTATACAATTTGCTTTTGCCTAAGCCGTCCGAACCTGTTCTTTTTACATTTAACTGGAAGCTTGTATATGTCCATTATACCGAATGACGTCGCTTTCTCGGGAATTCCGGTCGGTACCGGTCCTTTCCGTGTGGCCAATCTGAATGAGGATGTGCTTACGCTTACCGCATTTGATGACTATTACGCCATCCGGCCGCTGCTGGATAAGGTGGAAATCTGGTTTTTTCCGGAGAGGACAGGCAATGACCGGCAGTACGGGCTTTCCGGCGAGGATACAGAAGACCTGATGCCCTGGAATCAATATAACAACAGCATTGACTATCCAGCGCTCGGCTGCCGGTATATTGTGTTCAATTTGCATCGAAAAGGGGTGCACCACCGGAAGGAAATCCGCGAAGCTCTACGAATCGCATATGACCGGGTCGCCCTGATTCGTGAACTCGGGAGAAGCCGCTACATACCTGCGGACAGCTTCCTGCCTTGGGTCAGCAAAGAGCGGCGGGTGGAGGAGAGAAATCTGGCCGAAGCCGCGGATCTGCTGCGCCGTGCGGGATATGCCGGTGAGCCGCTGCGTCTCGCCTATCCACCCAAGAAGGAGGAAAGCGAGGAAGCCGAATGGCTGCAAGAAAGATGCCGCGTGGTCGGACTAAACCTTGTGCTGCACCCGCTTGATAGCAGGGATCATGAGCATGTTCTGCAGGAAGCCGATTTACTCCTTGCGGAAGAGGTGCTGGAAGATGACTGGGAATGGGGGATGATGAATTTCTATAAAAATGAACAGAACTACCTTCATCTATTGTTAAGCCGTGCGGATACCGATTTATTGGAGCGCGAGCTGGAAGATGTTTTTCAGCTTCCCCCGCAGAAACGCGTTGCCAGCCTGCTTCAAGCCGAACAGCTTGCCCGGGACAATTTCTGGATGCTCCACGGCTGCCATCTCAACAAAAGAGCGAAGCTCAGCCAGAGCCTGCTCGGCCTGCATACCGGCTCGTTTGGGTTTCTGGATATTTCCAAGCTGTGGGTGAAGAGAGGGGATGAGAAAAATTTGCAGGCTTAA
- a CDS encoding MDR family MFS transporter: MKQTLRHVHPLAWTIIIGTMFGRLVTSMSIPFLSIYLTKVLGASPTQTGLTIAVSSLAGVSVSFYGGYISDIIGRKKVMLASIFCWASVFVGFAMAGHLWVFLIVNTLNGLCRAVFEPTSRALLSDITPGEHKLLVFNLRYAAVNLGVVFGPIIGLQLGSAKSTFPFLITAIVYIAYGLVLVLQFALHGKNLPVRSVSKAPRLREALAVTSRDRVFLPILLGTVFCVLGYGHFGSTLAQYLALNTHFADGGKAFSYMLSLNAITVLIVQYPVVRTARHFPPVVPLILGNVFVSAALILFGLAGGLPLLMFSVVLFTIGEVLLFTMMDMLIDRVAKPEWKGTYFGTIGFNGLGSVMAPILGGLLLDHLGPEHGPAIFIPLALMTAVGLPFLFTAHRRLTEREQSSKIHRAEYNERIG; encoded by the coding sequence ATGAAACAAACGTTACGTCATGTCCATCCCCTCGCATGGACCATCATCATCGGGACTATGTTCGGAAGGCTGGTCACCTCGATGAGCATTCCCTTTCTTTCCATTTATTTGACCAAAGTACTGGGCGCATCGCCAACGCAGACGGGGCTGACTATAGCGGTCAGTTCGCTGGCCGGAGTCTCGGTATCTTTCTATGGCGGCTACATCTCGGATATTATCGGCCGCAAAAAAGTAATGCTCGCTTCCATTTTCTGCTGGGCCTCGGTATTCGTTGGCTTCGCTATGGCTGGACATCTGTGGGTGTTTCTGATTGTCAATACGCTTAACGGGTTATGCCGCGCCGTCTTCGAGCCAACCTCAAGGGCGCTGCTGTCGGATATTACGCCCGGAGAGCATAAGCTGCTGGTCTTTAATCTGCGTTATGCCGCCGTAAATCTGGGTGTCGTCTTCGGTCCGATCATCGGCCTGCAGCTCGGTTCGGCAAAGTCGACCTTTCCGTTTCTGATCACCGCCATTGTCTATATTGCCTATGGACTCGTGCTTGTTCTGCAGTTCGCCCTCCATGGCAAGAATTTGCCGGTGCGTTCCGTATCGAAGGCCCCCCGGCTGCGCGAAGCGCTCGCCGTAACAAGCAGGGACCGTGTGTTTCTGCCGATCCTCCTCGGTACGGTCTTTTGCGTGTTAGGTTACGGTCACTTCGGCTCGACACTGGCGCAGTATTTGGCGCTCAACACCCATTTTGCGGATGGCGGAAAAGCTTTCTCCTACATGCTGTCGCTAAATGCGATTACCGTGCTCATTGTCCAATATCCCGTTGTGCGGACAGCCCGCCATTTTCCCCCGGTCGTCCCGCTGATCCTCGGCAATGTATTCGTGTCGGCAGCTTTGATCCTGTTCGGTCTGGCCGGCGGCCTGCCTCTGCTTATGTTCAGCGTCGTGCTATTTACGATTGGCGAAGTGCTGCTGTTCACGATGATGGACATGCTCATTGACCGGGTCGCGAAGCCGGAATGGAAAGGGACTTACTTTGGAACCATCGGTTTCAACGGTTTAGGCAGTGTGATGGCGCCGATTCTCGGCGGCCTGCTGCTTGACCACTTGGGTCCGGAACACGGACCCGCAATATTCATCCCGCTGGCTCTCATGACAGCGGTCGGTCTACCCTTCCTTTTTACTGCGCACCGCCGTCTGACGGAGAGAGAACAATCCTCCAAAATACATAGGGCAGAATACAACGAACGGATAGGGTGA
- a CDS encoding winged helix-turn-helix transcriptional regulator produces the protein MTQKKYNIPVEATLEIIGGKWKCVILCHLTHGKRRTSDLKRLMPAITQKMLTQQLRELEESGIVNRICYNQVPPKVEYELSEYGWSLKSILDSLCAWGERHIIKEYGDKFAVLEENILNKREEKVYSEPVL, from the coding sequence ATGACTCAAAAGAAATATAATATTCCGGTAGAAGCGACCCTTGAAATCATCGGCGGGAAGTGGAAATGTGTCATTCTGTGCCATCTAACGCATGGTAAGAGACGGACGAGTGACCTGAAACGTCTAATGCCGGCAATCACGCAAAAAATGCTGACCCAACAGCTTAGAGAATTGGAAGAGAGCGGCATCGTCAACCGAATCTGCTACAATCAGGTTCCGCCCAAGGTGGAATATGAGCTGAGCGAGTACGGCTGGAGCCTTAAATCGATTCTCGATTCGCTCTGCGCATGGGGGGAGAGACATATCATCAAAGAATACGGCGACAAATTCGCGGTACTGGAAGAAAATATTTTGAACAAGCGTGAGGAGAAAGTATACAGCGAGCCCGTCCTCTAA
- a CDS encoding aldo/keto reductase codes for MIHNLHSKVTLQGGVQMPWFGLGVFQVEEGSELVEAVKSAIKHGYRSIDTAAIYGNESGVGQGIREALSENNLSREDLFITSKVWNSDLGYDETLAAYDTSLSKLGLDYLDLYLIHWPVAGKYKEAWRALETLYKEGRVKAIGVSNFQIHHLEDLFADAEIKPMVNQVEFHPYLTQKELLSFTREHGIQLEAWAPLMQGGLLSQPLLQAIAAKYGKSVPQIILRWDLQHGVITIPKSTKEHRIIENASVFDFELTQDEMNQIDDLNQNRRVGPDPDNFDF; via the coding sequence ATGATTCATAATCTGCACAGCAAAGTAACACTTCAAGGCGGCGTTCAAATGCCCTGGTTCGGACTAGGCGTATTTCAAGTTGAGGAAGGCTCTGAGCTGGTCGAAGCGGTAAAATCGGCAATAAAGCACGGGTATCGCAGTATCGATACAGCGGCTATTTACGGCAATGAGAGCGGTGTTGGCCAAGGCATTCGCGAGGCTCTGTCCGAGAACAATCTTTCAAGAGAAGATCTGTTCATAACCTCAAAGGTCTGGAATTCCGATCTGGGATATGACGAAACGCTGGCCGCTTATGATACAAGCCTGAGCAAGCTGGGTCTTGATTATCTCGATCTTTACCTCATCCACTGGCCGGTAGCGGGCAAATATAAGGAAGCCTGGAGAGCGCTGGAGACTTTGTACAAAGAAGGCCGCGTTAAAGCGATCGGAGTGAGCAATTTCCAAATCCATCATCTGGAAGACCTGTTTGCGGACGCCGAGATTAAGCCTATGGTAAACCAGGTGGAGTTCCATCCTTATCTGACGCAAAAAGAACTGCTTAGCTTCACCCGGGAACATGGTATCCAACTGGAAGCCTGGGCGCCCTTAATGCAGGGCGGGCTGCTCTCTCAGCCGCTTCTGCAAGCAATAGCCGCAAAATACGGTAAATCGGTCCCTCAAATCATTTTGCGCTGGGATTTGCAGCACGGAGTCATTACCATCCCAAAGTCTACCAAAGAACATCGGATTATTGAAAATGCTTCGGTCTTCGACTTTGAACTGACTCAGGATGAGATGAACCAAATCGATGACCTGAACCAAAACCGTCGCGTCGGTCCCGACCCGGATAACTTTGATTTCTAA
- a CDS encoding AbrB family transcriptional regulator, whose translation MQKRLRNNPNVRFAVTLLTGAIGGVLFMLLRLPIPWLLGPMMAALIGSNVTKGYFVWPPAARNTGMIIVGYTIGLAMTATALKEISIELPSMLMMTSALIILCAGIAGVVAKLSGIDYKTVLLGSIPGGLTQMIILAGKRRRTTERQAK comes from the coding sequence ATGCAGAAACGATTACGAAATAATCCGAATGTCAGATTCGCTGTTACTCTGCTGACCGGCGCCATCGGAGGTGTCTTGTTCATGCTTCTGCGCCTGCCCATTCCTTGGCTGCTCGGACCTATGATGGCGGCGCTGATCGGTTCCAATGTGACAAAAGGCTATTTTGTCTGGCCGCCTGCGGCGAGGAATACGGGGATGATTATCGTCGGCTATACCATAGGACTCGCGATGACCGCGACGGCGCTCAAAGAGATCTCCATTGAACTGCCGAGCATGCTCATGATGACCTCGGCGTTAATCATATTGTGCGCCGGGATTGCCGGCGTCGTAGCCAAGCTGTCCGGGATCGACTACAAAACGGTGCTGCTCGGCAGCATTCCCGGCGGGTTGACCCAGATGATTATTTTGGCGGGTAAAAGAAGAAGGACAACGGAGAGGCAGGCGAAATAA
- a CDS encoding flavodoxin domain-containing protein, translating into MKAIILYTSRHGCAEQAALALRSRLGEGTETVNLMHNYSPSLAGFDTVILGGSIYYGKIQKQMSEFIDREQSGLADKRIGLYICAGESEDKAGLELLRSFPESLCLKAKAAEVLGNEVKFSKLSLAERLVYRAVTGKSGDRGRLYTNRIENFVFKLLR; encoded by the coding sequence ATGAAAGCCATTATTCTCTATACTTCACGGCATGGCTGCGCCGAACAAGCGGCTCTGGCTTTGCGATCGCGGTTGGGGGAAGGGACGGAAACCGTCAACCTAATGCATAACTATTCGCCTTCCTTAGCCGGATTCGATACCGTTATTTTGGGCGGGTCCATATATTACGGGAAAATCCAGAAGCAAATGTCCGAGTTCATAGACAGGGAGCAATCCGGTCTGGCAGACAAGCGAATCGGTCTTTACATTTGTGCGGGCGAATCAGAGGATAAGGCCGGGCTGGAGCTGCTGCGTTCCTTTCCGGAGAGCCTGTGTTTGAAAGCCAAGGCTGCAGAAGTGCTGGGCAATGAAGTGAAATTCAGCAAGCTGTCGCTTGCGGAAAGGCTGGTCTACCGGGCGGTGACAGGCAAAAGCGGCGACAGGGGCCGATTATACACGAACCGGATCGAGAATTTCGTTTTCAAGCTGCTGCGATGA
- a CDS encoding TetR/AcrR family transcriptional regulator — MKKRQERQERERDEMRQAILDAAGLIAAEEGLDGLSIRKIAKHIEYSPGIIYHYFSGKEAIIEQLLKHGYLEMVSDLNAISNKETQPEFVFAQTMRRFIETSLADGVRYRDIMLNESPSVLSHTAVLFRGAASEREALNLLFRQLCSFGHLKEKDEDYLERTAQVIWSGAFGLILRLTVEKDLPVEQKERLINHYLETTLVMIGHL; from the coding sequence ATGAAGAAACGACAAGAGCGGCAGGAGCGCGAGCGGGATGAGATGCGTCAGGCGATTTTGGATGCGGCAGGTCTCATCGCGGCGGAAGAAGGACTTGACGGCTTATCTATCCGGAAGATTGCGAAGCATATCGAATATTCGCCGGGCATTATTTATCATTATTTTTCAGGCAAGGAAGCCATTATTGAACAGCTGCTGAAGCACGGCTATCTGGAGATGGTCTCGGATCTGAATGCCATTAGTAATAAGGAGACACAGCCGGAGTTTGTATTTGCGCAGACGATGCGGCGTTTTATTGAGACTTCGCTTGCGGACGGCGTCCGTTACCGTGATATTATGCTTAACGAATCTCCTTCTGTTCTGTCCCATACTGCTGTGCTGTTTCGGGGAGCTGCATCGGAGCGAGAGGCGCTAAACTTGCTCTTCCGGCAGCTCTGCAGCTTCGGGCATCTGAAAGAGAAGGATGAAGATTATTTGGAGCGGACGGCCCAGGTGATCTGGAGCGGAGCGTTCGGGCTGATCCTTCGTCTGACGGTGGAGAAGGACCTTCCCGTGGAACAGAAAGAACGGTTAATCAATCATTATCTGGAGACGACGCTGGTTATGATTGGCCATTTATAA
- a CDS encoding GNAT family N-acetyltransferase, whose amino-acid sequence MELGLELVPAERKQMISRLMQFYLYDFTRYLDLDVNRDGEYPAYPGLDAYWNSGHNKYAYLITCDDHPAGFALVDRLLRSSEGQFYMTEFFVMPKYRRSGVGTWAAHLLFDMFPGDWKVSQIRANSPARSFWHRVIGEYTNGAFQERYNSRQGNPSQYFSTLKVGRVNK is encoded by the coding sequence TTGGAACTTGGACTCGAACTCGTTCCTGCCGAACGGAAGCAGATGATCAGCAGACTGATGCAGTTCTATTTATACGACTTTACACGATATCTGGACCTGGATGTGAACCGGGATGGCGAGTACCCTGCATATCCGGGTCTGGATGCCTACTGGAACAGCGGCCATAACAAATATGCTTATCTTATTACTTGCGACGATCATCCGGCAGGCTTTGCGCTCGTGGACCGCCTGCTGCGAAGCAGCGAAGGACAGTTTTACATGACGGAGTTTTTTGTTATGCCCAAATACCGCCGTTCTGGGGTCGGAACATGGGCGGCACATCTGCTGTTCGATATGTTCCCCGGCGATTGGAAAGTATCCCAGATCCGCGCCAACTCGCCCGCCCGCAGCTTCTGGCACAGGGTTATTGGCGAATATACGAACGGGGCTTTCCAGGAAAGATACAATTCGCGGCAGGGCAACCCGAGCCAATATTTCAGCACCCTGAAAGTCGGCAGGGTCAATAAATAA
- the xerS gene encoding tyrosine recombinase XerS produces MNIQKLSDRKHLEQKLPSMPWFVQQFIDYKLPDLSPSTLLEYVRDYESFFGWLRAEGLSQAESNAEITLLDLETLHMDSIVSYRLHLTTRTEGTNSKITVSRKLSALRSLFHYLSQIAEDENFYPLLKRNIMAKVEIKRIHKPKDTAAKLKGKILEEEELLEFVGYILDGYGRDVEGNKQAYYAFQLNRERDACIAGLILNSGLRVSEIVNMNMDDLDLNNKLLYVFRKGHNDETFKTPVYFREQAKDDLQLYLSLRQSRYNTPKKEKALFVTKPNGSQEGKRMTKRAIQAMIIKYAKRFGKPFLTVHKLRHSFATDYYLQNDIYKTKEQLGHASTDTTEVYAHLTDKTMSEAIERRLES; encoded by the coding sequence ATGAACATTCAAAAACTGAGCGATCGAAAACATCTGGAGCAAAAGCTGCCGTCGATGCCCTGGTTCGTACAGCAGTTTATCGATTACAAGCTGCCGGACCTCTCTCCCTCCACCCTGCTGGAATACGTGCGGGATTATGAATCCTTTTTCGGTTGGCTGCGCGCGGAAGGATTGTCGCAGGCTGAAAGCAACGCAGAGATTACTCTGCTTGATCTGGAGACACTCCATATGGACAGCATTGTCAGCTACCGGCTGCACCTTACCACGCGAACGGAAGGCACGAATTCAAAAATTACCGTTTCAAGGAAGCTGTCCGCCCTCCGCTCCCTGTTTCATTATCTCAGCCAGATCGCCGAAGACGAGAACTTCTATCCCTTGCTGAAGCGCAACATCATGGCGAAGGTTGAGATCAAGCGCATTCACAAGCCGAAGGATACCGCAGCCAAACTGAAGGGGAAAATACTGGAGGAGGAGGAGCTGCTCGAATTTGTCGGCTATATCCTAGATGGCTATGGACGCGATGTGGAAGGCAATAAGCAGGCGTATTACGCTTTCCAGTTGAACCGCGAACGGGATGCCTGCATTGCAGGTCTTATCCTTAACTCAGGGCTGCGCGTATCGGAAATCGTCAATATGAATATGGACGACCTGGATCTGAACAACAAGCTGCTGTATGTGTTCCGCAAAGGCCATAATGACGAGACCTTTAAGACGCCTGTATACTTCCGCGAGCAGGCCAAGGATGATCTGCAGCTGTATTTGAGCCTCCGGCAGTCTCGCTACAACACGCCCAAGAAGGAAAAGGCGCTGTTCGTGACGAAGCCCAACGGGAGCCAGGAAGGCAAGCGGATGACCAAACGCGCCATTCAGGCAATGATCATCAAGTACGCCAAGCGCTTTGGCAAGCCCTTCTTAACCGTTCACAAGCTGCGGCATTCTTTCGCTACCGACTATTATTTGCAGAACGACATTTACAAGACCAAAGAGCAGCTCGGGCACGCTTCCACCGATACGACCGAGGTATATGCCCACTTGACCGACAAGACGATGTCCGAAGCCATTGAGCGGCGGCTCGAATCGTGA
- the mobB gene encoding molybdopterin-guanine dinucleotide biosynthesis protein B, protein MRKTSASVPLPVSGAHADFQSYSADRTLGSETSSLRPAVCQVVGYKNSGKTTLICELIRLLKAKGCSVAVIKHDVHGFETDRPGTDTWRQREAGAGAVAITGNEQSFIFESRSRELEELIKAFMHYDYVLVEGFKEESYPKIVLLRNEADLELSSRLSGVTASAIWGELPEVIAEYLPPGQRWFGINDTSEIAEFLWRERIFFQNFNI, encoded by the coding sequence GTGAGGAAAACTTCTGCATCCGTGCCTTTGCCCGTTTCCGGCGCTCATGCGGACTTTCAAAGCTACAGTGCGGACAGGACCTTGGGGAGTGAGACATCATCCCTCCGGCCTGCGGTCTGCCAGGTTGTCGGCTACAAAAACAGCGGTAAAACAACGCTTATTTGCGAATTGATCCGGCTGCTTAAAGCCAAGGGTTGCAGCGTTGCCGTCATTAAACATGATGTCCACGGCTTTGAGACGGATCGGCCGGGAACCGATACATGGCGGCAGCGGGAGGCGGGGGCCGGGGCAGTCGCTATTACGGGGAATGAACAGTCCTTTATATTTGAATCCAGGAGCAGAGAGCTGGAGGAATTGATAAAGGCTTTTATGCATTATGATTATGTGCTTGTGGAAGGCTTTAAGGAAGAATCCTACCCCAAGATCGTGCTGTTACGGAATGAAGCGGACTTGGAACTGTCTTCACGGCTGTCTGGAGTGACGGCGTCTGCAATCTGGGGAGAACTTCCCGAGGTTATCGCGGAATATCTTCCGCCTGGGCAGAGGTGGTTTGGGATCAACGATACGTCCGAAATCGCCGAATTTTTATGGCGGGAACGAATCTTTTTTCAAAATTTCAATATATGA